The proteins below are encoded in one region of Candidatus Moraniibacteriota bacterium:
- the tsaE gene encoding tRNA (adenosine(37)-N6)-threonylcarbamoyltransferase complex ATPase subunit type 1 TsaE: protein MEQHIITHSALETSAFGQKFSEEIAGGTLICLRGDLGAGKTTFTQGLLLGLGAERPFVSPTFVIMKQYNLSRPVNGIERVYHVDAYRVKSQDFTTIGFEEWLEDTKGIVILEWPERVETLLPSKRIEIHFKSISENEREISIVLLA from the coding sequence ATGGAACAACACATCATCACTCATTCTGCTCTCGAAACAAGCGCTTTCGGACAGAAATTTTCAGAGGAAATAGCCGGAGGGACACTTATTTGTCTCCGGGGTGATTTGGGCGCGGGCAAGACGACGTTCACACAGGGCTTGCTTTTGGGACTCGGAGCAGAGCGACCATTCGTGAGCCCGACGTTTGTCATTATGAAGCAGTACAATCTCTCGAGGCCTGTAAACGGTATCGAGCGCGTGTATCATGTCGATGCCTATCGTGTGAAAAGCCAGGACTTCACAACTATTGGTTTCGAAGAATGGCTCGAAGATACGAAAGGCATCGTCATTCTCGAATGGCCCGAGCGTGTCGAGACGCTTCTTCCGTCCAAGAGAATAGAAATACATTTCAAAAGTATCAGTGAAAACGAACGGGAAATAAGCATTGTTTTGCTCGCATAA
- the mutM gene encoding DNA-formamidopyrimidine glycosylase, producing MPELPEVQTVVSQVGEKLTGKKIMTVWSDWQKRTLPSFELFAKRVQRTVILGTRRFGKHIVIDLDNMYSIVIHLKMTGHLLIKNDANRMSDAFIKDPMNGYIHHCIGFSDGTTLEFSDMRKFGWMKVLETDEVENLPSILSLGVDAISKQFTTDFFQKLIVKREKKSIGALLLEQNLIAGIGNIYRSEALFLAGVLPTRLLGTLSIEEQHRSVVSVKKVLKQALQLRGMSDGDFRDTDGLEGQFQKTRHVYGRTDEPCKKCGTIIVRKKIGQRSIFYCPKCQR from the coding sequence ATGCCAGAATTACCAGAAGTGCAGACGGTTGTTTCTCAGGTAGGAGAGAAATTGACGGGAAAGAAAATAATGACCGTGTGGAGTGATTGGCAGAAACGCACCCTCCCTTCTTTTGAATTGTTTGCCAAACGAGTACAAAGAACAGTCATTCTTGGGACGCGACGTTTCGGAAAACATATCGTGATTGATCTCGACAACATGTACTCAATCGTGATTCATCTCAAAATGACCGGACACCTCCTCATCAAGAATGATGCGAATAGAATGTCGGATGCGTTTATAAAAGACCCGATGAACGGATATATCCATCACTGTATTGGTTTTTCTGACGGCACGACACTCGAGTTTTCTGATATGCGTAAATTCGGCTGGATGAAGGTGTTGGAAACGGATGAAGTAGAGAATTTGCCAAGCATTCTCTCTCTTGGTGTCGATGCAATTTCGAAACAATTCACAACAGACTTCTTTCAGAAGCTCATCGTGAAGAGAGAGAAAAAATCTATAGGAGCACTCCTTCTTGAACAAAACTTGATAGCAGGTATTGGTAATATTTATCGAAGCGAAGCGTTGTTTCTCGCAGGTGTCCTCCCGACACGCCTCCTTGGCACGCTCTCGATCGAAGAACAGCATCGTAGTGTTGTATCGGTAAAAAAAGTATTGAAGCAAGCGCTCCAGTTGCGAGGAATGAGTGATGGCGATTTCAGAGACACTGATGGCCTCGAGGGACAATTTCAGAAAACGAGACATGTCTATGGACGAACTGATGAACCCTGTAAAAAATGTGGTACAATAATAGTACGAAAAAAAATTGGACAACGAAGTATTTTTTATTGTCCGAAATGTCAACGATAA
- a CDS encoding type II/IV secretion system protein: MTTVIQGNSSSHSDEKDIQSEKILQKMREVSIEEQASLLANKSGLAYIDLHVFPVSTEDVLLVPEEEAKKYRFVLFNKKNIQAYFAILNPNERETLQYIKDLCTSHGWKGQVFIASQPSLDRAWNSYTKRTFIDTFNLVRVSLDDADLEKFEKDFGDLISLKENVTANTSRSMEIILAGARKLGASDIHLEPAEDAVRLRYRIDGVLQEIGNIPSERYHLILSRIKMLGKMRLNVRKEAQDGHFFITLEEKRIDVRVNSIPGKYGENINMRLLSGEDVVVDVTLLGFRGLAYEEITKQITKPNGLILNTGPTGSGKTTTLYTLLNHINQPDTKVITIEDPIEYTLPGVVQTEVSKNKEYTFATALRAIVRQDPDIILVGEIRDDETADITINAALTGHLVFSTLHSNSAAASIPRFMELGVKPSLLASAVNAIIAQRLVRVLCEHCKEAYVPAQETIDSILKLITIISPKAKLSLPKEVKTLYKSVGCAKCHLTGYHGRVGIFEVLTMTQEIIQAVNDMGTEQEILRVALENGMITMTQDGILKALDGITTLDEVWRVADQTESLRAIYTELMPSELSRSTHISEQIFVETKQYISSLENFSRYLSTLDSRLFFPSLFAGALFFHAGDIHIEPVGEFVDIRFRIDGILQTAARIPLSEYPTFVAEIKLAAGLKSGERSGTVDGRFSLTLEKEGGKKETIDIRLSIILGGFGETIVMRILNQSMVKLDLDTLHIRKQNLDTIHKAMNKSHGVILSTGPTGSGKTTTLYSILAKLNTPEVKIITVEDPIEYQMPGILQTQTKESEGYTFATALRSLMRQNPNILMVGEIRDDETAQIAVQAASTGHLVLSTLHANSASGAVSRLSAMGVSNDDIANTGNLFIAQRLVRRICQKCKESSVGTEEEQRIIRETLASLPASEEKETLLKNTVLPKTKGCESCGGTGFLGQIVIAETLFIEKEISELIARGALTSEIEEKAISLGMITLAQDGILSVLEGKTTLEEVQRVTDI; the protein is encoded by the coding sequence ATGACAACGGTTATCCAAGGAAATTCATCCTCACACTCAGATGAAAAAGATATCCAGTCTGAAAAAATACTCCAGAAAATGCGGGAAGTGTCTATTGAAGAACAAGCGTCTCTTCTGGCGAATAAAAGCGGACTTGCTTATATCGATCTCCATGTTTTTCCTGTCAGCACCGAAGATGTTCTTCTTGTTCCAGAAGAAGAAGCAAAAAAATATCGTTTTGTACTCTTCAATAAAAAAAATATACAAGCTTATTTTGCTATTCTCAATCCGAATGAAAGAGAAACACTCCAATACATCAAAGATCTCTGTACTTCACACGGATGGAAAGGTCAGGTTTTCATCGCTTCACAACCATCACTCGACCGTGCTTGGAACAGTTATACTAAACGCACATTCATCGATACGTTCAATCTTGTCCGAGTTTCTCTCGATGATGCGGACCTCGAGAAATTTGAAAAAGATTTCGGAGACCTTATTTCTCTCAAAGAAAATGTGACAGCGAATACTTCTCGATCGATGGAAATCATTCTGGCAGGTGCTCGTAAACTCGGCGCAAGCGATATCCATCTCGAACCCGCAGAAGATGCTGTCCGACTTCGATATCGTATCGATGGTGTTTTACAAGAAATAGGTAATATCCCGTCTGAACGATACCATCTCATACTCTCTCGTATCAAAATGCTCGGAAAGATGCGTCTCAATGTCAGAAAAGAGGCTCAAGATGGTCATTTTTTCATCACACTCGAAGAAAAACGCATTGACGTTCGTGTCAACAGTATCCCAGGAAAATACGGTGAGAATATCAATATGCGTCTTCTCTCTGGAGAGGATGTTGTTGTCGATGTTACGTTGCTTGGGTTTCGCGGGTTAGCTTACGAGGAAATCACGAAACAAATCACGAAACCAAACGGACTCATTTTGAACACTGGACCAACGGGTTCTGGAAAAACAACAACGCTCTACACACTCTTAAACCACATCAACCAGCCAGATACCAAAGTAATCACTATCGAAGATCCGATCGAATATACTCTTCCTGGTGTTGTACAGACCGAAGTGTCCAAAAATAAAGAATACACCTTTGCGACTGCGCTCAGAGCGATTGTCCGTCAGGATCCTGATATTATTCTCGTTGGGGAAATCCGTGATGATGAGACCGCTGATATCACGATCAATGCGGCACTCACTGGACATCTTGTATTTTCCACCCTTCATTCCAACAGCGCAGCAGCGTCTATTCCTCGTTTTATGGAACTCGGAGTAAAACCTTCTCTCCTCGCTTCCGCTGTCAATGCTATTATCGCTCAACGTCTCGTGAGGGTGCTTTGTGAGCACTGTAAAGAAGCTTATGTACCAGCCCAAGAAACAATTGATTCTATTCTCAAACTTATCACCATCATTTCACCAAAAGCAAAGCTCTCGCTCCCCAAAGAAGTCAAAACTCTCTACAAATCAGTCGGTTGTGCCAAATGTCATCTTACCGGATACCATGGGCGTGTCGGTATTTTTGAAGTATTGACGATGACACAGGAGATTATCCAAGCAGTCAATGATATGGGAACAGAACAAGAAATCCTCCGTGTCGCTCTCGAGAATGGTATGATTACCATGACACAAGACGGTATACTCAAGGCACTCGATGGCATCACGACACTCGATGAAGTATGGCGTGTCGCTGATCAAACAGAATCGCTTCGTGCTATCTATACAGAATTAATGCCAAGCGAACTTTCTCGTTCTACTCATATTTCAGAACAAATTTTTGTTGAGACAAAACAATATATTTCTTCGCTCGAAAATTTTTCACGCTATCTCTCTACGCTCGATTCACGACTCTTTTTTCCTTCTCTTTTTGCTGGAGCACTCTTCTTCCACGCTGGAGATATCCATATCGAACCTGTGGGTGAATTTGTTGATATTCGTTTTCGTATCGACGGAATTCTCCAGACAGCAGCCCGCATCCCTCTCAGTGAATATCCGACGTTCGTCGCAGAAATCAAACTCGCGGCAGGACTCAAATCAGGAGAACGATCAGGAACCGTCGATGGTCGTTTCTCGCTCACTCTGGAGAAAGAAGGTGGGAAGAAAGAAACAATTGACATTCGTTTGTCTATCATTCTCGGAGGTTTCGGCGAAACCATTGTGATGCGTATACTCAACCAGTCTATGGTAAAACTCGATCTCGATACACTTCATATCCGAAAGCAAAACCTCGACACCATCCACAAGGCGATGAATAAATCACATGGCGTTATTTTGAGCACAGGACCAACGGGCTCTGGAAAAACAACTACTCTCTACAGCATCCTCGCAAAACTCAATACACCAGAAGTGAAGATTATTACCGTCGAAGACCCTATCGAATATCAGATGCCTGGTATCCTCCAAACTCAAACCAAGGAAAGCGAGGGGTATACCTTTGCGACAGCCCTTCGTTCGCTGATGCGTCAAAACCCAAATATTTTGATGGTAGGAGAAATCCGTGATGATGAGACTGCTCAGATAGCAGTCCAGGCAGCGAGTACTGGTCATCTCGTCCTCTCTACGCTCCATGCCAATTCAGCATCAGGCGCTGTATCACGATTGTCAGCGATGGGTGTCAGTAATGATGATATTGCCAATACGGGCAATCTCTTTATAGCACAACGTCTCGTACGAAGAATTTGTCAAAAATGCAAAGAATCTTCGGTTGGCACAGAAGAAGAACAACGTATTATAAGAGAAACTCTCGCATCTCTCCCTGCATCTGAAGAAAAAGAAACTCTTCTAAAAAACACTGTTCTTCCTAAAACAAAAGGATGTGAATCTTGTGGTGGCACCGGTTTCTTAGGACAAATAGTGATTGCAGAGACACTCTTCATTGAAAAAGAAATTTCTGAACTCATTGCGAGAGGAGCTCTCACAAGTGAGATAGAAGAAAAAGCGATCAGTCTCGGCATGATCACTCTTGCTCAAGATGGTATTCTCTCTGTTCTTGAAGGCAAAACGACTCTCGAAGAAGTACAACGTGTCACCGATATCTAA
- the holA gene encoding DNA polymerase III subunit delta has translation MIFFVHGEDDFLVNKRRGILQKSFLEHSPEGELFVFDFEDQGTMDAVKKSVSSCASGLFSSKKMIVFLHPFQLEEGAEHFFLDFLQAFVVKNEKDTTLLFVEPGKIKKTNTLVKFLLKHRDTEEVFTKPEARNMNEYIKTRLSSLDAKAQFSREALSLFIVFLGNNTARIETELEKLSTFKPGGIFEKEDVLLLVGSMAENVIFEALDALAQGNRQKALVLFRQELVGSEGVYPLLGLCAWQVRRFLLVRELYDRGMSQPALIATQIKVPPFVVQKILGVVKHFPMTRIKKGLMLLSDFDTALKQGTLDPLVALDLFVWKF, from the coding sequence ATGATTTTTTTTGTACACGGTGAAGACGACTTCTTGGTTAACAAGCGTCGAGGTATTTTACAAAAATCTTTTTTGGAACATTCCCCAGAAGGAGAACTTTTTGTTTTTGATTTTGAAGATCAGGGAACAATGGATGCTGTAAAAAAAAGCGTATCCTCGTGTGCTTCTGGGTTATTTTCTTCAAAAAAAATGATTGTTTTTCTTCATCCATTCCAACTCGAAGAAGGGGCAGAACATTTCTTTTTGGATTTTCTTCAGGCGTTCGTTGTGAAGAACGAAAAAGATACAACACTTCTTTTTGTCGAGCCAGGAAAAATAAAAAAAACGAATACTCTCGTAAAGTTTCTTTTGAAACATCGCGATACAGAGGAAGTTTTTACAAAGCCTGAGGCGAGAAATATGAATGAATATATCAAGACGCGACTCTCTTCTCTTGATGCCAAGGCACAATTTTCCCGAGAAGCACTTTCTCTCTTTATTGTATTCCTCGGCAACAACACTGCCCGAATCGAAACAGAACTCGAGAAGCTTTCGACATTCAAACCAGGGGGCATATTCGAGAAAGAAGACGTGTTGTTGTTAGTTGGGAGTATGGCTGAAAATGTCATTTTTGAGGCTCTCGATGCTCTAGCACAAGGGAATAGACAGAAGGCTCTTGTTCTTTTTCGACAAGAATTAGTGGGATCGGAAGGTGTGTATCCCCTTCTTGGTCTCTGTGCATGGCAAGTGAGACGATTCCTTTTGGTGAGAGAGTTGTACGATCGAGGGATGAGTCAGCCAGCTCTTATCGCAACACAGATAAAAGTACCACCTTTTGTTGTTCAAAAGATACTCGGTGTTGTGAAACATTTTCCGATGACACGAATCAAAAAAGGACTCATGCTTCTTTCGGATTTTGATACCGCTCTCAAACAAGGAACGCTCGATCCCTTGGTAGCTCTTGATTTGTTTGTGTGGAAATTTTGA
- the polA gene encoding DNA polymerase I, which yields MDKKCKTIVLIDGNALIHRAYHALPPLTSKSGELVNAVYGFTLTLLSVLEKFHPEYIAASFDLAGPTFRHEKSADYKATRVKAPDDLYAQIPRVKEMTRAFNIPIYELAGFEADDCIGTLARQAEAENVRVIIVTGDSDELQLVTPLVNVFMLRKGIKDIVLYDEKAVMEKYGFGAKQLPDYKGLAGDSSDNISGVAGIGAKTATDLLQKFGSVENIYAHLEEVKDSVRKKLEVDRESAFLSKELGTIDIHAPITLDLSACVTKDFDRNVVSELLRELGFFSLIKRISGTEEVDDKNNPSTTLRAGKKIKVQKISTKEELEKFLGKTKEVSVYVKQGEGTLFGVGIDTIHIALDELSEAVVFWNEETKIFLQTFLEDETRKKIVYDGKHLMHLLKKEHILFRGMTSDIMLSAYLLRSGGNVDLSHIVLEEFGEEEILFPAQKILLLQKMFQTRIDEVSATQTEGKTLRTVLEQIELPLIPILYAMEAEGIILNTEKFQTLSLELTKELGVLERDIYTLSGREFNINSPKQLSVILFEDLHIPTTNIKKTKTGISTASPELQKLQEYPIIQKIENYRELFKLKTTYLDALPLLVDNHSRLHTTFYQTVAATGRLSSADPNVQNIPARNATRHDAGGPARNWGTLVRGAFEPGRGYVFVGADYSQVELRVMAHLSGDESLTSSFQKNEDVHTRTASVVFKVKPEEVTPDMRRQAKVFNFGIMYGMGAYGLAQSAKIDQKTAGEFIKAYFEKFAGVAQYIETMKENARERGFVETELGRRRYTPEITSSNVQVARAAERMAINMPVQGLAADIMKLAMIAVTRRIETDFRNSVKIVLQVHDELICEVKEDQAQAFADAIKETMEQAYPLSVPLTVETAIGKNWGEI from the coding sequence ATGGACAAAAAATGCAAAACTATTGTGCTTATCGATGGGAACGCACTCATCCATCGGGCGTATCACGCTCTCCCACCACTGACCTCCAAGTCAGGGGAACTTGTGAATGCCGTGTATGGATTTACACTGACGCTTTTGTCGGTGCTTGAGAAATTTCACCCCGAATATATCGCGGCGTCTTTTGATCTGGCTGGGCCGACATTTCGTCACGAGAAATCCGCCGACTACAAAGCGACACGCGTGAAAGCCCCAGACGATCTCTACGCGCAGATTCCACGTGTGAAGGAAATGACGCGAGCATTCAATATTCCGATCTATGAACTCGCAGGATTCGAAGCGGATGATTGCATCGGAACACTCGCTCGTCAGGCAGAAGCAGAAAATGTCCGAGTGATTATCGTGACAGGGGACAGTGATGAGCTCCAGCTCGTCACACCGCTTGTGAATGTATTCATGCTTCGTAAAGGGATCAAGGACATCGTGCTCTATGATGAAAAAGCAGTTATGGAAAAATATGGTTTCGGAGCAAAACAGCTTCCAGACTATAAAGGACTCGCAGGTGATTCATCAGATAATATTTCTGGAGTGGCAGGTATTGGTGCCAAGACAGCAACTGACCTCCTTCAAAAATTTGGGAGTGTAGAAAACATCTATGCACATCTCGAAGAAGTAAAAGACTCGGTACGAAAAAAATTGGAAGTCGATCGCGAGAGCGCTTTTCTTTCCAAAGAACTCGGAACAATTGACATACACGCTCCGATCACACTTGATCTGTCTGCCTGTGTGACCAAAGACTTTGATCGGAATGTTGTTTCAGAACTCTTACGAGAACTCGGATTTTTTAGTTTGATCAAGAGAATATCTGGTACAGAAGAAGTAGACGACAAAAACAACCCTTCGACTACGCTCAGGGCAGGCAAGAAAATAAAAGTTCAGAAAATATCTACGAAAGAAGAATTGGAAAAGTTTTTAGGAAAGACGAAAGAGGTTTCGGTGTACGTCAAGCAAGGAGAAGGGACACTTTTTGGTGTGGGTATCGACACGATACATATTGCTTTAGATGAGCTATCTGAAGCAGTGGTCTTTTGGAACGAAGAAACAAAAATTTTCTTGCAAACATTTCTCGAAGATGAAACGCGAAAAAAAATAGTGTACGATGGAAAACATCTCATGCATCTCCTCAAGAAAGAACACATACTTTTTCGTGGCATGACATCAGATATTATGCTCTCGGCCTATCTCCTCCGATCTGGTGGTAATGTCGATTTGTCTCACATTGTTTTGGAAGAATTTGGCGAAGAAGAAATCCTTTTTCCAGCACAGAAAATTCTTTTGTTACAGAAAATGTTCCAGACACGCATAGATGAAGTAAGTGCGACTCAGACAGAAGGAAAAACACTACGAACCGTATTGGAACAGATTGAACTCCCTCTTATCCCGATACTGTATGCGATGGAGGCGGAAGGTATTATTCTTAACACAGAAAAGTTTCAGACGCTTTCTCTCGAACTCACCAAAGAACTCGGTGTGTTGGAGAGAGATATCTACACACTCTCTGGTCGTGAATTTAATATCAATTCTCCGAAACAGCTCTCAGTCATTCTGTTCGAAGATCTCCACATACCAACGACCAATATCAAAAAAACAAAAACAGGGATATCAACTGCTTCCCCAGAACTGCAAAAATTGCAGGAGTACCCCATCATTCAAAAAATAGAAAATTATCGAGAATTGTTCAAACTGAAAACCACCTATCTCGATGCACTCCCACTCCTGGTAGACAACCATTCTCGACTGCATACAACGTTCTATCAGACAGTCGCTGCGACTGGACGACTTTCTTCTGCTGATCCGAACGTGCAGAATATCCCTGCCCGCAACGCAACGCGACACGATGCAGGCGGGCCTGCCCGAAATTGGGGAACACTCGTGCGAGGAGCTTTCGAGCCAGGGAGAGGATATGTGTTTGTGGGAGCCGACTACTCTCAAGTCGAACTCCGTGTGATGGCACATCTGAGCGGGGACGAATCTCTCACTTCATCATTTCAAAAGAACGAAGACGTCCATACGAGGACAGCGAGCGTAGTATTCAAAGTGAAGCCGGAAGAAGTGACTCCTGATATGCGTCGTCAGGCCAAAGTGTTCAATTTTGGAATTATGTACGGTATGGGAGCCTATGGTCTCGCTCAGTCTGCCAAGATCGATCAGAAAACAGCAGGAGAATTTATCAAAGCATATTTTGAAAAGTTTGCTGGAGTGGCACAGTATATTGAAACAATGAAAGAAAATGCTCGAGAGCGAGGATTTGTCGAAACGGAGCTCGGGAGACGTCGCTATACACCAGAAATCACGAGTAGTAACGTGCAAGTGGCACGAGCGGCGGAACGGATGGCGATCAATATGCCAGTGCAGGGACTCGCAGCCGACATCATGAAACTCGCGATGATCGCTGTAACGCGACGTATCGAAACGGATTTCAGAAACAGCGTGAAGATAGTGCTCCAGGTACATGACGAACTTATCTGTGAAGTGAAAGAAGATCAAGCACAAGCATTTGCAGACGCTATCAAAGAAACGATGGAGCAAGCATATCCTCTCAGCGTCCCCCTTACCGTCGAAACAGCTATCGGAAAAAATTGGGGAGAGATATAA
- the ruvA gene encoding Holliday junction branch migration protein RuvA: protein MIAQIEGKIVGIKGNAVIVRVGGLGYLVSVSAYTLGKVAGKEEEILFYIHTHVREDQLALYGFLQEEELIMFELLISISGIGPKVALSILSIADVNTICTAIVNKDPSILTRVSGVGKKTAERVIIELQNKVDGLGGSDHTGTLIDQDAMEALVSLGYSVAEAREALKLVSSDVKDVSDRIRQALKNLGKDSSDKNQKSNRVKK, encoded by the coding sequence ATGATTGCTCAAATCGAAGGAAAAATCGTCGGTATCAAAGGAAATGCGGTTATTGTGAGGGTGGGTGGTCTTGGCTACTTGGTTTCTGTTTCTGCTTATACGCTTGGTAAGGTGGCTGGAAAGGAAGAAGAAATACTTTTTTATATCCATACGCATGTGAGAGAAGACCAACTTGCTTTGTATGGATTTCTTCAGGAAGAAGAGTTGATTATGTTTGAACTGCTTATTTCTATTTCTGGCATTGGTCCCAAGGTCGCACTTTCTATACTTTCCATAGCAGATGTCAATACTATCTGTACAGCGATTGTCAACAAGGATCCGAGTATTCTCACGCGCGTGTCAGGTGTGGGAAAAAAGACAGCTGAGCGCGTCATTATAGAATTACAAAATAAAGTAGACGGTCTTGGCGGAAGCGATCACACAGGAACACTGATTGATCAGGATGCTATGGAGGCTCTTGTATCACTTGGATATTCTGTCGCAGAGGCACGTGAAGCTCTCAAGCTCGTTTCTTCTGACGTGAAAGATGTGAGTGACCGTATTCGTCAGGCACTCAAAAATCTTGGAAAAGATTCGTCTGATAAGAATCAGAAAAGTAATCGTGTAAAAAAATAA
- the rpsT gene encoding 30S ribosomal protein S20: MPIKKSAKKYMRVTEKKTVRNKIVNGVVKSAIKKTREAVTAGTLDVAQKNLKEAIKALDKAAQKKVIKKNTAARKKSRLNTLVKKIAVKA, from the coding sequence ATGCCGATCAAGAAATCAGCCAAAAAGTATATGCGCGTTACCGAGAAAAAAACGGTTCGCAACAAAATAGTGAATGGTGTCGTAAAAAGTGCTATCAAAAAAACTCGTGAAGCAGTCACGGCTGGTACGCTCGATGTCGCACAAAAGAATCTCAAAGAAGCTATCAAGGCTCTCGATAAAGCGGCTCAAAAGAAGGTTATCAAGAAAAATACTGCTGCTCGAAAGAAATCTCGTCTCAATACATTGGTAAAAAAAATTGCTGTCAAGGCATAA
- a CDS encoding DUF3048 domain-containing protein codes for MEKKQKMIIALCALVLVLVGAYFVSKNKIKPQPIELNNKNQSLPAVSTTPLNDGNVSPLSGLSCDNWNKRSFAVMQPADVSARPLAGLSQADMVIEMSAVYGSITRLMGVYGCTIPEEVGSLRSARHDFVHLAKSFDSIYVHWGRADIEQFKEILGSGIIDDMNCNNDAGQSAGQYCFRKTAIGNMRGVDTGYAKFASLLEGAKNFGYRMENKFLGYPHQAEVSLEERPTGGNLRVAYAKPFDAEYDYDKTTNTFVRTWGGIVDTDRNTAQKIAPKNVVVMIADAAPIKVGEQYVNVQIGDPWFDQSDSGSMFYYMNGKQYRGTWKKDKGNIESKLLFIDESGQEVKFIPGQIWVDIIDPGQALKWQPGQ; via the coding sequence ATGGAAAAAAAGCAAAAGATGATCATTGCACTTTGTGCGCTCGTACTTGTTTTGGTCGGAGCGTATTTTGTTTCCAAAAACAAAATAAAACCACAACCGATAGAACTCAATAATAAAAACCAGTCTTTACCGGCTGTTTCGACAACCCCTCTCAATGATGGAAATGTCAGTCCTCTCTCAGGTCTTTCTTGTGACAACTGGAACAAACGATCCTTTGCAGTGATGCAACCAGCCGATGTCTCTGCACGACCTCTCGCGGGTCTTTCTCAGGCAGATATGGTCATTGAAATGTCAGCAGTCTATGGCAGTATTACTCGTTTGATGGGCGTTTATGGTTGTACAATACCAGAAGAAGTCGGATCACTTCGGAGTGCTCGACATGACTTTGTTCATCTCGCAAAGAGTTTTGATTCTATTTATGTCCATTGGGGAAGAGCAGACATCGAGCAATTCAAGGAGATTCTCGGGAGCGGTATCATCGATGATATGAATTGCAACAACGATGCAGGACAGTCTGCAGGTCAGTATTGTTTCCGCAAAACAGCAATAGGAAATATGCGTGGTGTCGACACAGGATATGCCAAGTTTGCGAGTCTTCTCGAAGGGGCGAAAAATTTTGGATACAGAATGGAAAATAAATTTCTCGGATATCCTCATCAAGCGGAAGTGTCTCTCGAAGAGCGTCCGACGGGAGGAAATCTCCGTGTTGCCTATGCGAAACCGTTCGATGCTGAATATGATTATGACAAAACGACCAATACATTTGTTCGTACATGGGGAGGAATAGTCGATACCGATAGAAATACGGCACAGAAAATAGCTCCGAAGAACGTCGTGGTGATGATTGCTGATGCTGCTCCGATCAAAGTGGGCGAACAATATGTCAATGTGCAGATCGGTGACCCATGGTTTGATCAATCAGATTCAGGAAGCATGTTTTACTATATGAATGGAAAGCAATATCGTGGCACATGGAAGAAGGACAAGGGGAATATCGAAAGTAAACTCCTCTTCATTGATGAGTCAGGACAAGAAGTCAAATTCATTCCAGGACAGATATGGGTAGATATTATTGATCCAGGACAGGCATTGAAGTGGCAACCAGGCCAATAA